One segment of Solanum lycopersicum chromosome 1, SLM_r2.1 DNA contains the following:
- the LOC101262656 gene encoding DUF724 domain-containing protein 7 isoform X5, whose translation MGQWELGLTRQADSLMFSVGKNVEVLFDRDDRRDAWFPSKVLEQLENGSFLVERYRTIDKKASIDKVTVDSFHIRPLPPHIKRKKFNLLEKVDAFYDLAWWSGVITRELADSRYIVFFKHTNMQKELNDFDLRPHMDWKDGQWFTTSRDIPIPPDCQTNGSNNCTDTSILKKDTPLGRSSIMNEISEEKTPQSIKLMEDLNEPHSTDEISPEETLQNALPNCDAASPQTPEPPKDMSLEACTLRSKPSKKPRTKSPFSQSSPKSEYAEMKISAPLAGDEQTHNRSWQNRTRKRCQELGVKKSGALEKLRGLKSPSRGLECTKVRSSKAKRSRLINNESLESIGDLKQIDAAIDDVQDTKHSGDGGGSSQKRRRGRPARKLPSIIPAVMEPIGDHRNDENSGHVELAIMENEVGKEQLEVQMGHSRKRGRTKKISQTKMSNEKAVRSLSQQHEKHYVKREKRQQKSVNIESQVQASVDSSGVKPAESNRATDGEEVLAEIPFNGFDDQPLAKWFEEIQAPTSIDGLRVSPACSPKRCAEMREKQDMPMQTPANRTPATQIETQSLPFVKNTLLWSTIEAMDIFRRIPQKPHFTPLEQSKESSREGQAIGYMVTFLSIVERTSRLQFDDPRSTFEEIMETLTDLETHGFNVQAVRDRLSELLLMKDKQEKLESQVAGIDNQIITHNMDKERIDGEIKEINKQIAELQDKLSLATSRKEAKDREIDGLRSRLMGIQAGTMKAHTEFDSLASKPL comes from the exons ATGGGTCAATGGGAATTGGGTCTTACCCGGCAAGCAG ACTCATTGATGTTTAGTGTGGGAAAGAATGTGGAAGTATTGTTCGATAGAGATGACCGCCGTGATGCTTGGTTCCCATCCAAAGTCCTTGAACAGTTAGAAAATGGCTCTTTTTTGGTGGAGAGGTATCGGACAATCGACAAAAAAGCATCTATTGACAAAGTAACTGTTGATTCCTTCCATATCCGTCCTTTACCACCACATATCAAAAGGAAGAAATTCAATTTGCTGGAAAAAGTCGATGCATTTTATGATCTTGCCTGGTGGAGTGGTGTTATCACTAGAGAGCTTGCTGATAGTAGGTATATTGTCTTTTTTAAGCACACAAACATGCAGAAGGAGTTGAATGACTTTGATTTGAGACCTCATATGGATTGGAAAGATGGGCAATGGTTTACTACCTCACGG GACATTCCAATTCCTCCAGATTGTCAAACTAACGGAAGCAATAACTGCACTGACActagtattttaaaaaaggacACTCCACTTGGCAGATCAAGCATTATGAATGAGATCTCTGAGGAAAAAACACCACAATCTATTAAGCTTATGGAGGATCTTAATGAGCCACATTCAACTGATGAGATTTCACCAGAGGAGACATTGCAAAATGCGCTTCCCAACTGTGATGCTGCATCTCCACAAACCCCAGAGCCGCCCAAAGACATGTCACTTGAAGCATGTACACTTCGTTCAAAGCCTTCTAAAAAACCCCGCACAAAGAGTCCCTTTAGTCAGTCCAGCCCAAAATCTGAATATGCTGAAATGAAAATATCAGCACCTTTAGCTGGAGATGAGCAAACCCATAACCGCTCTTGGCAGAACAGAACT AGAAAGAGATGTCAGGAACTTGGTGTAAAAAAGAGTGGGGCACTTGAGAAGTTGCGAGGCCTAAAATCTCCTTCAAGAG GGTTGGAGTGTACTAAGGTTAGGAGTTCGAAGGCTAAAAGATCTCGTCTGATTAATAATGAATCTTTGGAGTCTATTGGAGATCTGAAGCAGATCGATGCTGCTATAGATGATGTGCAG GATACCAAACACTCCGGTGATGGAGGGGGCAGTAGTCAGAAAAGGAGAAGGGGACGACCAGCTAGGAAACTACCTTCAATTATCCCAGCAG TTATGGAACCAATTGGAGATCATCGAAATGATGAGAATTCAGGTCACGTCGAGCTTGCAATTATGGAAAATGAAGTCGGTAAGGAGCAACTTGAGGTTCAAATGGGGCACAGCAGAAAAAGAGGCAGGACGAAGAAGATAAGTCAAACAAAAATGTCAAATGAGAAAGCAGTTCGGTCTTTGTCCCAGCAGCATGAGAAGCATTATGTGAAGAGGGAAAAGCGACAGCAAAAAAGTGTAAATATTGAATCTCAAGTTCAAG CTTCTGTAGACTCTTCTGGAGTGAAGCCTGCTGAATCAAACAGGGCAACCGATGGTGAGGAAGTTCTTGCTGAAATACCCTTCAATGGATTTGATGATCAACCCCTTGCAAAGTGGTTTGAAGAAATACAGGCTCCAACTTCTATTGATGGATTGA GAGTTTCACCTGCATGTAGCCCGAAGCGATGTGCTGAGATGAGGGAGAAACAAGACATGCCCATGCAAACTCCTGCCAACAGGACTCCAGCAACCCAAATTGAAACACAGAGCTTGCCATTTGtgaaaaatacactactttggTCAACTATTGAAGCCATGGATATATTCAGGAGGATTCCTCAGAAGCCACATTTCACTCCATTGGAACAGTCTAAAGAGAGCTCCCGTGAAGGACAAGCTATAGGTTATATGgtaacttttttaagcatagtAGAGAGGACTTCTAGACTTCAGTTTGACGATCCTAGAAGCACCTTTGAGGAAATCATGGAGACTCTCACCGACTTGGAAACCCATGGATTTAATGTTCAAGCTGTACGAGATCGTCTAAGTGAGTTACTGTTGATGAAAGATAAGCAGGAAAAGCTTGAAAGTCAGGTTGCAGGTATTGATAACCAGATCATCACGCATAATATGGACAAAGAACGTATTGATGGAGAGATTAAAGAGATCAATAAACAAATTGCAGAATTACAGGATAAACTTTCCCTGGCTACTTCGAGGAAGGAGGCTAAGGATCGTGAAATTGATGGTTTAAGGTCTAGGTTAATGGGTATTCAAGCAGGGACAATGAAGGCACACACTGAATTTGACAGTCTTGCTAGTAAACCTCTGTAA